From the Spiroplasma chrysopicola DF-1 genome, one window contains:
- a CDS encoding Mbov_0396 family ICE element transmembrane protein, whose amino-acid sequence MLEAINSLNLNLFGFVDWVQDGILKVVWNIFIWGPLGLVSVFDQVLIFLSSGIVFDLLFNSNSQFSWENIPTAFWQFAIVAVGLLVIIFISQFLTLQFKEADQMKPKLMSCLRFTGLAGVFVFFIPLGFFFVNAIIVWFVSILNTIFGTTGVKIADALYWAGNIHGGSGSVNDYMAPENIRDWSIIVEMFAVWFVLIAVAMLGLALTQKVFELLFLFLISPLVMAGMVQDEGKRALTWKDMVISKMLAASATLVAYYIYMVYTSIVSKPSFGPSNFDRWAQMLLRLLCLLGGALGTWGITVIIATFIGEGAGAMEGMNSIRTTMAAGFFAAGSAKMVGRALGFAKSKKQLKYERKMGMGGANPLSSPFDESLNSMLGPDATGASRSGIPPISAPTRMAGRSGIIGGLATIGGLAAIGAGKSIWAIKNGWTSAKDTSGIVPTKNGIDVKRKGKAGTYARKFGKAIGAGLASPFVGIGRTFKKGARIGWNSAGEVFGGEARKGYKRAEEIPQEIKDAKIKKIKARDNKKLEKSKKNN is encoded by the coding sequence ATGTTAGAGGCTATTAATAGTTTAAATTTAAATCTATTCGGATTTGTTGATTGAGTCCAGGACGGAATTTTAAAGGTTGTTTGAAATATTTTTATTTGAGGGCCATTGGGGTTAGTTTCTGTTTTTGATCAGGTACTAATATTTTTATCATCAGGGATAGTATTTGATTTATTGTTTAATTCAAATAGTCAATTTTCGTGAGAAAATATTCCAACAGCATTTTGACAGTTTGCAATTGTGGCTGTTGGGCTACTTGTTATTATTTTTATTTCACAGTTTTTAACTTTACAGTTTAAAGAAGCTGATCAAATGAAACCAAAATTAATGAGTTGTTTGCGGTTTACCGGGTTAGCGGGAGTATTTGTTTTCTTTATTCCATTAGGATTTTTCTTTGTAAATGCAATTATTGTATGATTTGTTTCAATTTTAAACACCATTTTTGGAACAACTGGGGTTAAAATAGCTGATGCTCTATACTGAGCAGGAAATATCCATGGTGGGAGTGGGTCTGTAAATGATTATATGGCTCCTGAAAATATTCGGGATTGAAGTATTATCGTTGAAATGTTTGCGGTATGATTTGTCTTGATTGCCGTTGCAATGTTAGGTTTAGCATTAACTCAAAAAGTATTTGAATTATTGTTCTTATTTCTAATTTCCCCATTAGTAATGGCTGGAATGGTACAAGATGAAGGGAAACGGGCTCTAACCTGAAAAGACATGGTTATATCCAAAATGTTAGCTGCATCAGCGACATTAGTGGCATATTATATCTATATGGTTTATACAAGTATTGTGTCTAAACCAAGTTTTGGGCCAAGTAATTTTGATCGATGAGCGCAAATGCTTTTAAGGTTATTATGTCTACTTGGTGGGGCATTAGGAACATGAGGAATTACAGTCATTATTGCTACCTTTATTGGTGAAGGAGCCGGAGCCATGGAGGGAATGAACTCAATTCGAACAACAATGGCCGCAGGATTCTTTGCAGCTGGTTCGGCTAAAATGGTTGGAAGAGCCTTAGGATTTGCAAAATCAAAAAAACAATTGAAATATGAACGAAAAATGGGGATGGGCGGAGCAAATCCACTATCAAGTCCATTTGATGAATCGTTAAATTCAATGTTAGGACCCGATGCAACCGGGGCAAGTAGATCAGGTATTCCACCAATTAGTGCACCAACTAGAATGGCTGGTCGCAGTGGCATCATTGGAGGATTAGCCACTATTGGAGGATTAGCGGCAATTGGTGCTGGAAAAAGTATATGAGCTATTAAGAATGGTTGAACTAGTGCCAAAGATACTAGTGGAATTGTTCCAACCAAAAATGGAATTGATGTTAAACGAAAAGGTAAAGCCGGAACATATGCTCGTAAATTTGGTAAAGCAATTGGGGCTGGTTTAGCATCACCATTTGTTGGAATCGGAAGAACATTTAAAAAAGGCGCTCGTATTGGTTGAAATTCAGCCGGAGAAGTATTTGGTGGTGAAGCCAGAAAAGGTTATAAACGTGCTGAGGAAATTCCACAAGAGATTAAAGATGCTAAAATTAAAAAAATTAAAGCACGTGATAATAAAAAATTGGAAAAATCTAAAAAAAATAACTAG
- a CDS encoding pilin, with the protein MGFLLNILADVPDFSGTTKLVVTLLNAILTPISIIAGAICVLYIVKHALKIKKFADDPEQRNIQIFAIAWCIFGLALCIFAPIFVNTILPELMNGSGGYQPPTS; encoded by the coding sequence ATGGGATTTTTATTAAATATTTTAGCAGATGTGCCCGATTTTAGTGGAACAACAAAGCTAGTTGTTACTTTACTAAATGCTATTTTAACCCCAATTTCAATTATTGCGGGAGCCATTTGTGTTTTATATATAGTTAAACATGCCTTAAAAATTAAAAAATTTGCTGATGATCCTGAACAGAGAAACATTCAAATCTTTGCGATTGCTTGATGTATATTTGGGTTGGCACTATGTATTTTTGCCCCTATTTTTGTAAATACTATTTTACCTGAATTAATGAATGGGAGTGGGGGTTATCAACCTCCAACTAGTTAA
- a CDS encoding AAA family ATPase: MSELKKIEIHNTFLGNMITPFGNDMFFRVNSFNKIYQLNQFDLNSIDYKVVLESGILDLDNKIISFIINGIIHKFSFILIDNNDFFALLEYIKENDEYNVYELVCLLENQRSEVIDFFKKTYSKNFKSSYLADLIYNKKYVEIKNLLFLINFLISFNEFEENDQLAFILGPNGVGKTKLIKFLVDNIFSDIKIKVLQSNVFLNYVQLSSAVETYEKIETINNKKMYDKNYEQHYSQIVYDVSKILSALINDANEANDMEKNKDTILLYKIIKLFESIFGDIKVKKDMIKRKLNFSKNDSAEYGWNELSDGEKKTLWMIANILIAEPNSWIFIDEPETHLNPALYKKIWKEIFKIKVDSKFIFISHSPEMVNIFKKNAVFFRVNSFSFPSFWDIKKVTVEELDADYWMKIYGSKEKILFCEGKTDKIIFDELFSEYQVIPSGGKKEVVNKVKLLNDQKLYNLEAYGIVDRDENKDTFEENIKILDCNEIEMLLFDDLFIEEVYKDLYPLWKKNDIKNKIKEINKNFFNYINKNLNKIINSYKENKVQRLKKTFDFDLSTQETINCSSEKLKEIIINEMNRLEEWKLKEITTFVENENKQELLKICNLKNEIINNPKIMLIKNYEKKVINIIQKDSNNIKKRILKKYNLDFFNK, from the coding sequence ATGTCAGAATTAAAAAAAATAGAAATTCATAACACTTTTTTGGGGAATATGATAACTCCATTTGGAAATGATATGTTTTTTAGAGTGAATTCTTTTAATAAAATTTATCAATTAAATCAATTTGATTTAAATTCTATAGATTATAAAGTAGTTTTAGAAAGTGGAATTTTGGACTTAGATAATAAAATAATTAGTTTTATTATCAATGGTATTATTCATAAGTTCAGTTTTATATTGATAGATAATAATGATTTTTTTGCTCTTTTAGAATATATAAAAGAAAATGATGAATATAATGTTTATGAATTAGTTTGTTTATTAGAAAATCAAAGATCAGAAGTTATAGATTTTTTTAAGAAAACATATAGTAAAAATTTTAAATCTTCATATTTAGCTGATTTAATTTATAATAAAAAATATGTAGAAATTAAAAATTTGTTATTTTTAATTAATTTTTTGATATCTTTTAATGAATTTGAAGAAAATGATCAACTTGCATTTATTCTTGGCCCAAATGGTGTTGGTAAAACTAAACTAATCAAATTTTTAGTAGATAATATTTTTTCTGATATTAAAATTAAAGTACTGCAATCTAATGTTTTTTTAAATTATGTCCAGTTATCATCAGCAGTAGAAACATATGAAAAAATTGAAACAATTAATAATAAAAAAATGTATGACAAAAATTATGAACAACATTATAGTCAAATAGTATATGATGTATCAAAAATTTTGTCTGCACTAATAAATGATGCAAATGAAGCAAATGATATGGAAAAAAATAAAGATACTATTTTACTCTATAAAATAATTAAATTATTTGAATCAATATTTGGCGATATTAAAGTAAAAAAAGATATGATAAAAAGAAAGTTAAATTTTTCAAAAAATGACTCAGCTGAATATGGTTGAAATGAATTAAGCGATGGAGAAAAGAAAACGCTATGAATGATTGCTAATATTTTAATTGCTGAACCAAATAGTTGAATTTTTATTGATGAACCAGAAACTCATTTAAATCCAGCTTTATATAAAAAAATTTGAAAAGAGATATTTAAAATTAAAGTGGATTCAAAATTTATTTTTATATCCCATAGTCCTGAAATGGTTAACATTTTTAAGAAAAATGCAGTTTTTTTTAGAGTTAATTCATTCAGTTTTCCATCCTTTTGAGATATAAAAAAAGTTACAGTAGAAGAATTAGATGCTGATTATTGAATGAAAATATATGGTTCTAAGGAAAAAATTTTATTTTGTGAGGGAAAAACCGACAAAATAATATTTGATGAATTATTTTCAGAATATCAAGTTATTCCATCTGGTGGAAAAAAAGAGGTAGTTAATAAGGTAAAATTACTGAATGACCAGAAATTATATAATTTGGAAGCATATGGAATAGTAGACAGAGATGAAAATAAAGATACTTTTGAAGAAAATATAAAAATTTTAGATTGTAATGAAATTGAAATGTTATTATTTGATGATTTATTTATTGAAGAAGTATATAAAGATTTGTATCCTTTGTGGAAAAAGAATGATATAAAAAATAAAATAAAGGAAATAAATAAAAATTTCTTTAATTATATAAATAAAAATTTAAATAAGATAATAAATTCTTATAAAGAAAATAAAGTACAAAGATTAAAAAAAACTTTTGATTTTGATTTATCTACACAGGAAACAATTAATTGTTCAAGTGAAAAGCTAAAAGAAATTATTATTAATGAAATGAATAGATTAGAAGAATGAAAATTAAAAGAGATTACAACATTTGTTGAAAATGAAAATAAACAAGAGTTATTAAAAATTTGCAATTTAAAAAACGAAATTATTAATAATCCTAAGATAATGCTTATAAAAAATTATGAGAAAAAAGTTATAAATATAATTCAGAAAGATTCTAATAACATTAAAAAACGTATTTTAAAAAAATATAATTTAGATTTTTTTAATAAGTAA